Within the Desulforhopalus sp. genome, the region GGAGATCGGCGCCAACACCTGCATCGACCGGGCGACTTTTGGGATCACCTGGATCAAATCCGGGACAAAAATAGACAACCTGGTACAGGTCGCCCACAATGTCGTCGTCGGCGAGAACAGCCTGCTGGTATCGCAGGTGGGAATCGCCGGTTCAACCACCCTTGGTCGCAATGTGGTTCTGGGTGGACAGGCCGGCACCGCCGGCCATCTGGTCATCGGCGATCAGGTAATGGTTGCCGCACGGGGTGGAATCCATAATAATCAACCGAAAGGGGCGGTGGTTGGCGGAGCCCCGGCCATCCCCATCCGCCAGTGGGCAAAATGCAGTGCGGTGTATGCAAAACTGCCGGAGCTGCAAAGTCAAGTAAGAGCTAATACCAAGGCCATTGCCGAAATGATCGGCCGGGCGAAGGATGAAGAAGAGTCAAGGAGAGCATCTGATGAGTGAAACTGTAATACCTGAAAAAATTGATATCGTAGAGATTCTCAAGCTGTTGCCGCATCGTTATCCCTTTGTCATGGTTGATAGAATACTTTCCCTTGAGCTCGGCAAGGAGATTGTCGGCCTGAAAAACGTGACGATCAACGAGCCGTTTTTCCAAGGCCATTTCCCGGCAAGGCCGGTAATGCCCGGGGTATTGATCCTTGAAGGGATGGCCCAGGTGGGTGGGATCATGGCCTACTATGGCAGTCCTGAGGCCATCGGCAATAAATTACTGTTCTTTGCCGGGATCGATAAGGCCAGGTTCAGAAGACCGGTTGTGCCCGGCGATCAGCTGATTTTTACCTTGAAACTCCTTAAGGAAAAGCGATCGATCATGATGATGGGGGCAACTGCCACCGTTGATGGCCAGCTGGTAGCTGAGGCCGAACTCATGGCGTCGTTTTCATAACTGGTGTACTATGGCCGGGCCGAAAAGACTTGCAATAGTAGAGCGGAGCAAGTAAGGAGAGCAGCTCTCCTTCCCCGAAAGTCATAATAAGGTATCAATTTCGAGAACTCGACCCGTTCTCGTCCTTTATAAGAAGAGAAAATATGCCCATACATCCAACAGCAGTAGTTGATCCCCAGGCCGAACTTCATTCCTCCGTTATCGTTGGGCCCTATGCCGTTATCGGTGCTCAGGTGCGCATCGGCGCCGGCACCAAGGTGGAGCCCCACGCCGTCATTAATGGCCCGACGACCATCGGCGAGCGAAATCTCATAGGCTCGTTTTCAGTAATTGGCGGTGCCCCTCAGGATCTCAGCTATAAGGGGGAGCCGACCGAATTGATTATCGGCTCGGACAACCAGATCCGTGAATTTGCCTCGATCCATCGCGGGACCCCGAGCGGTCATAAGAAAACGGTTATCGGCAACCATAATCTGCTCATGGCCTACACCCATGTGGCCCATGACTGTGTTATCGGCAACCACGTCATCATGGCCAACGTTGCTACCCTCGCCGGTCACGTTGAGGTCGGCGACCGGGCATCCATTGGGGGTCTCGTCGCCATTCATCAATTCTGCCGCATTGGCACCTTCAGCTATATCGGCGGTGTGTCGGGGATCAGTCTCGATGTGCCGCCCTATGTCATTATCGCTGGAACGAGAAACCGGACGCGAATCTCCGGTGTCAACAAGGTTGGGTTAAAGCGTAATGGCT harbors:
- the fabZ gene encoding 3-hydroxyacyl-ACP dehydratase FabZ, producing the protein MSETVIPEKIDIVEILKLLPHRYPFVMVDRILSLELGKEIVGLKNVTINEPFFQGHFPARPVMPGVLILEGMAQVGGIMAYYGSPEAIGNKLLFFAGIDKARFRRPVVPGDQLIFTLKLLKEKRSIMMMGATATVDGQLVAEAELMASFS
- the lpxA gene encoding acyl-ACP--UDP-N-acetylglucosamine O-acyltransferase, translating into MPIHPTAVVDPQAELHSSVIVGPYAVIGAQVRIGAGTKVEPHAVINGPTTIGERNLIGSFSVIGGAPQDLSYKGEPTELIIGSDNQIREFASIHRGTPSGHKKTVIGNHNLLMAYTHVAHDCVIGNHVIMANVATLAGHVEVGDRASIGGLVAIHQFCRIGTFSYIGGVSGISLDVPPYVIIAGTRNRTRISGVNKVGLKRNGFSRETIKNLDEAFRIIFRTPNLLMKDAIEVAKNEYPECPEVQTLVKFFEDSKRGVVKQTVED